From Pandoraea norimbergensis, the proteins below share one genomic window:
- a CDS encoding succinylglutamate desuccinylase/aspartoacylase family protein, which yields MHSVTHPISHLCSGTSQAVVAEHFGNASSGRKVYLQAALHADETPAMLVATRLRDMFLALEAQGRLRAEVVLVVMANPMGLNQWLMGAPQGRFELASGRNYNRGFPALFKAVAQRLEGALTDDVDINRQRVRAAWGEALAALPVTDAFGSLQRLLMTQAHDADIVLDLHCSREATMHLYVGDECWPAAEPLARYLGSRANLLALDSGAFSFDEAQSYTWWQLRQHFGTTYPMPEGPVSVTVEHRGQRDVSYEQADSDADAIIQYLTHTGDIAGDAQPLPPLLHPATPLAGSEQFRAPCAGILVHRAALGTMVEVGQPVFDIVAPLTGEVHTVSSRTQGVLYMRRDVRFVNAGDPLGRVTGERVQRSGMLLGA from the coding sequence ATGCATAGCGTCACGCACCCCATTTCTCATTTGTGCAGCGGCACCTCGCAAGCGGTGGTCGCCGAGCATTTCGGCAACGCATCCTCGGGCCGCAAGGTCTACTTGCAGGCAGCGTTGCATGCCGACGAGACGCCCGCCATGCTGGTAGCGACGCGGCTTCGCGACATGTTTCTTGCACTCGAAGCACAGGGCCGTTTGCGCGCCGAAGTCGTGCTTGTCGTCATGGCGAACCCCATGGGGCTGAACCAGTGGCTGATGGGCGCGCCGCAAGGGCGCTTCGAGCTGGCCAGCGGACGCAACTACAACCGAGGCTTTCCGGCGTTGTTCAAGGCCGTTGCACAGCGACTGGAAGGTGCACTGACCGACGACGTCGACATTAATCGTCAGCGCGTACGCGCAGCGTGGGGCGAGGCGCTGGCGGCATTGCCCGTGACGGATGCGTTCGGATCGTTGCAACGCCTGCTGATGACGCAGGCCCACGACGCTGATATCGTGCTCGACCTGCATTGCTCGCGCGAAGCGACGATGCATCTCTACGTCGGCGATGAATGCTGGCCTGCGGCTGAGCCGCTGGCGCGCTATCTCGGATCGCGGGCGAATCTGCTGGCGCTGGATTCGGGCGCGTTTTCGTTCGACGAGGCGCAGAGCTACACGTGGTGGCAGCTTCGCCAGCACTTCGGCACGACTTACCCGATGCCCGAAGGGCCGGTCTCTGTCACCGTTGAGCATCGAGGGCAACGCGACGTCAGTTACGAGCAGGCCGACTCCGATGCTGACGCGATCATTCAGTACCTCACCCACACTGGCGATATCGCGGGTGATGCGCAGCCGTTGCCGCCGCTACTGCATCCCGCCACGCCGCTGGCTGGCAGCGAGCAATTCCGAGCGCCTTGCGCCGGCATTCTGGTGCACCGCGCGGCACTGGGGACGATGGTCGAAGTCGGGCAACCGGTCTTCGACATCGTTGCGCCGTTGACGGGCGAAGTGCACACCGTGTCGAGCCGGACGCAAGGCGTGCTGTATATGCGCCGCGACGTGCGATTCGTCAATGCCGGCGATCCGCTTGGCCGCGTCACCGGTGAGCGCGTGCAGCGCTCCGGCATGCTGCTCGGCGCCTGA
- a CDS encoding ornithine cyclodeaminase: MTRFLDVNDIQTLLRQTGVAPFIRTLADYVQDDYLRWHDFDKSARVANHSDNGVIELMPVSDARFYGFKYVNGHPVNTRHNLLTVMAFSALAEVSTGYPLLLCEFTLMTALRTAATSALAARCQARPDSRVMALIGNGAQSEFQALAFHAMLGIDEIRLYDVDQAATAKLMRNLAGVPGLKLLPVVSVRDAVRGADIVTTVTADKTYATILTADMIEPGMHLNAVGGDCPGKTELDRDILQTARVMVEFEAQTRLEGEIQQMPADSPVVHFWQVLAGQSAGRESREQVTVFDSVGFALEDFSTLRYLRDLSQTAGVGKTIDLIPEPDDCKDLYSLVAPVMPVKAVKTVGAAPVYAV; this comes from the coding sequence ATGACTCGATTCCTCGACGTCAACGATATTCAGACCCTGTTGCGCCAAACCGGCGTTGCCCCGTTCATCCGCACGCTCGCGGACTATGTCCAGGACGATTACCTGCGCTGGCACGACTTCGATAAGTCGGCACGCGTGGCCAATCACTCCGATAACGGGGTGATCGAGCTGATGCCGGTGTCCGACGCCCGCTTCTACGGGTTCAAGTACGTCAATGGCCATCCCGTCAACACGCGGCACAACCTGCTGACGGTGATGGCGTTCTCCGCGCTCGCCGAAGTGAGCACCGGATATCCGCTGCTGCTGTGCGAATTCACACTGATGACCGCGTTGCGCACGGCGGCGACCTCAGCCTTGGCAGCCCGTTGTCAGGCGCGCCCGGACAGCCGCGTCATGGCGTTGATCGGCAATGGCGCGCAGAGCGAGTTTCAGGCGCTGGCGTTTCACGCGATGCTCGGGATCGACGAGATCCGCCTGTACGACGTGGATCAGGCCGCGACGGCTAAGCTCATGCGCAATCTCGCGGGCGTGCCCGGGCTCAAACTGCTGCCGGTGGTGTCGGTACGCGACGCGGTGCGCGGCGCCGATATCGTGACGACGGTCACTGCGGATAAGACTTACGCGACGATCCTCACGGCCGACATGATCGAGCCGGGGATGCATCTGAACGCGGTCGGCGGCGATTGCCCGGGCAAGACCGAACTGGATCGCGACATTCTGCAAACCGCCCGCGTGATGGTCGAGTTCGAAGCACAGACGCGCCTCGAAGGCGAGATCCAGCAAATGCCTGCGGATTCACCGGTGGTGCATTTCTGGCAAGTGCTCGCCGGGCAGAGCGCCGGGCGCGAGTCGCGCGAGCAGGTGACCGTGTTCGATTCCGTGGGCTTCGCGCTTGAGGACTTCTCCACGTTGCGCTATCTGCGCGATCTGTCGCAGACGGCGGGTGTCGGCAAGACCATCGACCTGATTCCCGAGCCGGACGATTGCAAGGATCTCTATAGTCTGGTGGCGCCGGTGATGCCGGTGAAAGCTGTGAAGACGGTTGGGGCCGCACCGGTCTACGCTGTGTGA
- a CDS encoding efflux transporter outer membrane subunit gives MTHRYSGARCAVALAAALSMAGCAVGPDFKTPEAPANAGYTVDALPAGTTSADTTGGSAQRFVSGMDIPAQWWTLFHSPELDALVKEAIERNPDMDAARAALKSAHEAVRVQQGDFFPQVNASFAPTRQQIASPLASPAASGNDLYNLHTAQVSVSYTLDLFGANRRQVESLIAQADAQRFALEATYLTLTSNVVAAAIQEASLRGQLAATQEILALQQHSLDLLHKQYDLGQVAQADVAAQEASLAQAQAAVPPLEKQLAQQRDALARLLGRMPNERIGAQFDLSGLQLPEALPVSLPSQLVEQRPDVRSAQAQWHAAGAAVGVAVAARLPSITLSASYGASAEIARELFSPGTAFWTLAGSLTQPIFAGGALLHKQRGAEAAYEQAGAQYRGTVLTAFQNVADTLHALRTDADALSASLNAERAAKRSLTIAQKQLELGDISYLTLLNAQQTYQQTRIALVQAQANRYADTVALFQAVGGGWWHRDDVQTAKAG, from the coding sequence ATGACTCATCGTTATTCCGGGGCGCGCTGCGCCGTGGCGTTGGCAGCCGCGCTGTCGATGGCCGGGTGTGCCGTCGGGCCCGATTTCAAAACGCCGGAAGCGCCCGCCAACGCGGGCTACACCGTCGACGCCCTGCCTGCGGGGACGACGTCGGCAGACACGACGGGCGGAAGCGCCCAGCGTTTTGTCTCCGGCATGGATATTCCCGCGCAGTGGTGGACGTTGTTCCATTCGCCCGAACTCGATGCCCTCGTGAAAGAGGCCATCGAGCGCAATCCCGACATGGATGCGGCGCGCGCTGCGCTCAAGTCGGCCCACGAAGCGGTGCGGGTGCAGCAAGGCGACTTCTTCCCGCAGGTCAACGCGTCGTTTGCACCAACGCGCCAGCAAATCGCATCGCCGCTGGCGAGCCCGGCCGCCAGTGGCAACGACCTCTACAACCTGCACACGGCGCAGGTGTCCGTGTCGTACACGCTCGATCTGTTCGGCGCAAACCGGCGTCAGGTCGAATCGCTCATTGCGCAAGCGGATGCCCAGCGCTTTGCACTGGAAGCGACGTATCTGACGCTGACCAGCAACGTGGTGGCCGCAGCCATTCAGGAAGCATCGCTGCGCGGACAACTGGCCGCGACGCAGGAAATTCTCGCGCTTCAGCAGCATTCGCTCGATCTGCTGCACAAGCAGTACGACTTGGGTCAGGTGGCGCAGGCCGATGTGGCGGCGCAAGAGGCGTCGTTGGCACAGGCACAGGCGGCGGTGCCGCCGCTGGAGAAGCAACTGGCGCAACAGCGCGATGCGCTGGCCCGCTTGCTCGGGCGCATGCCTAATGAGCGCATCGGCGCGCAGTTCGATCTGAGCGGCTTGCAGTTGCCTGAAGCGCTGCCGGTGAGCTTGCCGTCGCAACTGGTCGAACAGCGCCCGGACGTGCGTTCCGCACAGGCGCAGTGGCATGCGGCGGGTGCAGCGGTAGGCGTGGCAGTGGCCGCGCGTCTGCCGAGCATTACGCTGAGTGCGAGTTATGGGGCGAGTGCCGAAATTGCCCGGGAACTGTTCAGCCCGGGCACGGCGTTCTGGACGCTGGCGGGGAGCCTGACGCAACCGATCTTTGCGGGCGGTGCACTGTTGCACAAGCAGCGCGGGGCCGAAGCGGCCTACGAGCAGGCGGGTGCACAGTATCGCGGCACGGTGCTAACGGCGTTCCAGAACGTCGCGGACACGCTGCATGCCCTGCGCACGGATGCCGATGCCCTGAGCGCGTCACTCAACGCCGAGCGTGCGGCGAAGCGCAGTCTGACGATTGCCCAGAAGCAACTTGAACTGGGCGACATCAGCTACCTGACGCTGCTCAACGCCCAGCAGACGTATCAGCAAACGCGAATCGCGTTGGTGCAGGCGCAGGCCAACCGCTACGCCGATACGGTGGCGCTGTTTCAGGCGGTCGGCGGCGGCTGGTGGCATCGCGACGATGTGCAGACGGCGAAGGCGGGCTGA
- a CDS encoding LysR substrate-binding domain-containing protein → MTLIQLRVFCAVVEQGSFRAAARTLDIAQSTLTQAIQALESELGTALLNRSHQGVTLTPVGERFLIRANAIIRDCDLATQDVKQSTGEEEGNITLGVTSEPLAELLLPVVKRFVERFPKVRVHVTSGYTKMLIERIRDGRLDFVIAPLAPQVSDVDLSIERLYRSSPSVIARKGHPKANATSVRDLVDCEWVSIRPAGIVGAENRLISLFNTESLGHPKIALTAESLLETLHIVSESDYLTIEPQVLAEMPLFSDALISIPIRETFDPRDVCLIARRSAPFTMATQELVTMLVSYSRLVHGSTGRRTAG, encoded by the coding sequence ATGACACTCATTCAATTGCGCGTGTTTTGTGCCGTCGTCGAGCAGGGCAGTTTTCGCGCGGCGGCACGTACGCTCGACATCGCCCAGAGCACGCTCACGCAGGCCATTCAGGCGCTGGAGTCGGAGCTCGGCACGGCATTGCTCAACCGTTCGCATCAGGGGGTGACGCTCACCCCGGTGGGCGAGCGGTTTCTCATTCGCGCCAATGCCATCATCCGTGATTGCGATCTGGCCACGCAGGACGTCAAGCAATCGACCGGCGAAGAGGAGGGCAATATCACGCTGGGCGTGACCTCCGAGCCGCTGGCCGAATTGCTGCTGCCGGTGGTCAAGCGCTTTGTCGAGCGCTTTCCGAAGGTGCGGGTGCATGTCACGAGCGGTTACACGAAGATGCTGATCGAGCGGATTCGCGATGGCCGGCTCGATTTCGTGATCGCGCCGCTGGCACCGCAGGTGAGCGACGTCGACCTGAGCATCGAGCGGCTGTATCGATCGTCGCCGAGTGTGATTGCTCGCAAGGGGCATCCCAAGGCGAATGCCACGTCGGTGCGCGATCTCGTCGATTGCGAATGGGTCAGCATTCGTCCGGCGGGGATCGTCGGTGCCGAGAACCGGCTCATCAGTCTGTTCAATACCGAGAGTCTGGGGCATCCCAAGATCGCGTTGACGGCGGAGTCGCTGCTCGAGACGCTGCATATCGTGTCCGAGTCGGACTATCTGACGATCGAGCCGCAAGTGCTAGCCGAAATGCCGCTGTTCTCGGACGCGCTCATCAGCATCCCGATCCGGGAAACGTTCGACCCGCGTGACGTCTGCCTGATCGCGCGGCGATCAGCACCGTTCACGATGGCCACGCAGGAACTGGTGACCATGCTCGTGTCGTACTCACGACTGGTGCATGGTTCGACCGGACGGCGCACGGCGGGCTGA
- a CDS encoding LysE family translocator, producing MIDFAVLPYFLATVAVLVAIPGPNTIYVSTASASQGFRYGLASCFGVMLATLVHVGFAAGGLTALLMASPILFTAIKTVGAAYLVYLGIKAIRSKAPADTIEATKAPVPALGASVRKGFLVNLLNPKTGLFIAAFLPQFVNASAGNVPLQIVTLGVLLVAVGSVSDVTYAALARTIGKAIANRGAKSGAGKYVTGLLYIGLGAAAMATSNGAGK from the coding sequence ATGATCGACTTCGCCGTACTGCCCTACTTCCTCGCCACCGTAGCGGTTCTCGTGGCGATTCCCGGCCCCAACACGATCTACGTGTCGACGGCGAGTGCGAGTCAGGGCTTCCGGTACGGTCTGGCGTCGTGCTTCGGCGTGATGCTCGCGACGCTGGTGCATGTGGGCTTTGCGGCGGGCGGACTTACCGCACTACTGATGGCGTCGCCGATCTTGTTCACGGCGATCAAGACGGTGGGGGCGGCGTATCTGGTCTATCTGGGCATCAAGGCCATTCGAAGCAAGGCACCGGCCGACACCATCGAGGCAACAAAGGCGCCTGTACCGGCACTTGGCGCGTCGGTGCGCAAGGGCTTTCTCGTCAATCTGCTGAACCCGAAGACGGGGTTGTTCATCGCGGCGTTCCTGCCGCAGTTCGTGAATGCTTCGGCTGGCAACGTCCCGCTGCAAATCGTGACACTCGGGGTATTGCTCGTGGCGGTAGGCAGTGTGAGCGACGTGACATACGCCGCACTCGCCCGCACGATCGGCAAGGCCATCGCGAATCGGGGTGCCAAATCGGGCGCAGGCAAATACGTCACCGGCCTGCTTTATATCGGCCTCGGCGCCGCCGCAATGGCGACGTCGAATGGTGCGGGAAAGTAA
- a CDS encoding ABC transporter permease — MTYLFSLLSVRRANLWIGGFLVGLLVLIAAVDLVYTPYNPVDVDLYARYAAPSAAHWFGTDAFGRDVLSRIMAGASLSLMVSVASVVLALAAGTLIGAIFGYVGGWPDRLAGMLVDALMAFPGLLLALGIMTVLGPSKWGVVLALGLAYTPSVSRIARGAVLSLRMRDYVEASRTMGNREAWTFVRHVLPHCVQPLLIFSTSLFGSALLAESALSFLGLGVPAPEPTWGGMLADGRSAIDQAFWVVLFPGAAISLALFGINLLGDAVRDLLDPRLKEVK; from the coding sequence ATGACCTATTTGTTCTCCCTGCTATCCGTGCGACGGGCCAATTTGTGGATCGGCGGCTTTCTGGTCGGCCTGCTGGTGCTCATCGCCGCCGTCGATCTCGTCTACACGCCCTATAACCCGGTGGACGTGGATCTCTACGCCCGCTACGCCGCACCGAGCGCGGCCCATTGGTTCGGCACCGATGCGTTCGGCCGTGACGTGCTCTCGCGCATCATGGCCGGCGCCAGTCTGAGCCTGATGGTGAGCGTTGCCTCGGTCGTGCTGGCTTTGGCTGCCGGCACGTTGATCGGCGCGATCTTCGGCTATGTCGGCGGCTGGCCCGACCGGCTGGCCGGCATGCTGGTCGACGCCTTGATGGCCTTCCCCGGTCTGCTGCTGGCACTCGGCATCATGACCGTGCTTGGCCCCTCGAAGTGGGGCGTCGTGCTGGCGCTGGGACTTGCCTACACGCCGTCGGTGAGTCGCATTGCGCGCGGTGCCGTTCTGTCGCTGCGCATGCGCGACTACGTCGAAGCGTCGCGCACCATGGGCAATCGCGAGGCGTGGACGTTCGTGCGGCACGTGTTGCCTCACTGCGTCCAGCCGTTGTTGATCTTCTCGACGTCGCTGTTTGGTTCGGCCTTGCTTGCGGAGAGCGCCTTGAGTTTTCTCGGGCTCGGCGTGCCGGCCCCGGAACCCACGTGGGGCGGCATGCTGGCGGATGGACGCTCGGCCATCGATCAGGCGTTCTGGGTGGTGTTGTTCCCCGGTGCGGCCATCTCGCTGGCGCTGTTCGGTATCAACCTGCTGGGCGACGCCGTGCGCGATCTGCTCGACCCGCGACTGAAGGAGGTCAAATGA
- a CDS encoding dipeptide ABC transporter ATP-binding protein — protein MPVTDAASTSAPLLDIKGLCIAFPDGKGGQRDVVRNIDLTLRAGESLAVVGESGSGKTLIGKALLGLLPESATARADTLTFDGRSLLDLDATQWRDVRGTEIGMVFQEPMVSLNPAMRIGEQMIEALVRRRGVAAAQAREQALAMLARVRVRDPQRCMARYPHEFSGGMRQRILLAAVMLLKPRLLIADEPTTALDCVVQKEVLDVMIGLAREEGTALVFISHDLALVAAYTERVLVVRQGDAVESGPVARVLSHPSTDYTLRLLESLPRRDAGTRAPAGTVITDAPILEVSDVAVDYVVPQSWFRRKALRTVYPCSFRVHAGQTLAIVGESGSGKTTLAKAVMGMLPRAQGQVSVRGAPFPAQGGDAAMRASRRAVQMVFQDPYSSLDPRMRVDALVEEPLRLDTSLSAAQRRERVAQVLADVGLASFGTRFVHQMSGGQRQRVAIARALAAHPQIIVADEPVSALDVTVQKQVLDMLTELQARYRFALLLISHDLGVVEQLSDHVIVMYRGHVVESGTRDAIYDCPAHPYTRRLLRAVPELRGDRESGFAVHTREFSEHESNDAPLAYFDPEQGGEGLPHLSPVAHSPDSEHRVAVFASGQ, from the coding sequence ATGCCTGTGACAGACGCTGCCTCGACGAGCGCGCCGTTACTCGACATCAAAGGGCTGTGCATCGCTTTTCCCGATGGCAAAGGTGGTCAGCGCGATGTCGTGCGCAATATCGACCTGACGTTGCGCGCCGGTGAATCGCTCGCTGTCGTGGGCGAATCGGGGAGTGGCAAGACGCTGATCGGCAAAGCACTGCTCGGTCTGCTGCCGGAATCGGCGACGGCTCGCGCCGACACGCTGACGTTCGACGGCCGCTCGCTGCTCGATCTCGACGCCACGCAATGGCGCGACGTGCGGGGCACCGAGATCGGTATGGTGTTTCAGGAGCCGATGGTCTCGCTCAACCCGGCCATGCGCATTGGCGAGCAGATGATCGAGGCGCTGGTGCGGCGTCGTGGTGTCGCGGCGGCACAGGCCCGTGAGCAAGCGCTGGCGATGCTCGCCCGGGTGCGCGTGCGCGATCCGCAGCGATGCATGGCACGGTATCCCCATGAGTTCTCGGGCGGTATGCGGCAACGCATCCTGCTCGCCGCTGTGATGCTGCTCAAGCCGCGGTTGTTGATCGCCGATGAGCCGACGACGGCCCTCGACTGCGTGGTGCAGAAAGAGGTCCTCGACGTGATGATCGGTCTCGCGCGTGAAGAGGGGACGGCGCTGGTGTTCATCAGTCACGATCTGGCGTTGGTGGCGGCCTACACCGAGCGCGTACTGGTGGTGCGTCAGGGCGACGCCGTGGAGTCGGGGCCGGTGGCGCGGGTGTTGTCGCATCCATCAACCGATTACACGTTGCGTCTGCTTGAGTCTTTGCCTCGCCGCGATGCGGGGACGCGTGCGCCAGCGGGCACCGTGATCACCGATGCGCCAATTCTGGAAGTGTCCGATGTGGCGGTGGATTACGTTGTTCCGCAAAGCTGGTTCCGGCGCAAGGCCTTGCGAACCGTCTACCCGTGTTCGTTCCGCGTGCATGCCGGTCAGACGCTGGCGATCGTGGGCGAGTCGGGCAGTGGCAAGACAACCCTCGCCAAAGCCGTGATGGGCATGCTGCCCCGCGCGCAGGGGCAGGTGAGCGTGCGCGGTGCGCCGTTTCCGGCGCAGGGCGGCGACGCTGCCATGCGGGCATCGCGCCGGGCCGTCCAGATGGTGTTTCAAGACCCGTACTCGTCGCTCGATCCGCGCATGCGCGTGGACGCGCTGGTAGAGGAGCCGCTGCGGCTCGACACCTCGTTAAGTGCCGCGCAGCGTCGCGAGCGGGTGGCGCAAGTGCTGGCCGACGTGGGGCTGGCGAGCTTCGGCACGCGGTTTGTTCATCAGATGTCGGGCGGTCAGCGCCAGCGCGTGGCCATTGCGCGCGCGCTGGCGGCACATCCACAGATCATCGTCGCCGACGAGCCCGTATCGGCGCTGGACGTCACGGTGCAGAAGCAAGTGCTCGACATGCTCACCGAATTGCAGGCGCGCTATCGCTTTGCGCTGTTGCTGATTTCGCACGATCTGGGCGTGGTCGAACAACTGTCCGATCACGTCATCGTGATGTATCGCGGGCACGTCGTGGAGAGTGGCACGCGCGATGCGATTTACGACTGTCCCGCGCATCCGTACACGCGCCGTCTACTACGCGCCGTGCCGGAGTTGCGAGGCGATCGCGAGTCGGGTTTTGCCGTGCATACGCGCGAATTTTCCGAACATGAGTCGAACGACGCGCCGCTGGCGTATTTCGATCCTGAACAGGGGGGCGAAGGCTTACCGCATCTAAGCCCGGTCGCCCACAGTCCCGACTCGGAACACCGCGTCGCGGTATTCGCGAGCGGGCAGTGA
- the acnA gene encoding aconitate hydratase AcnA, with product MNPISASGQLLDATGQTRRFIDLPALFGDTLTRLPVVLRLLLENALRNLTGDERQAAIDGVLDWLERGTSLHEIAFYPLRVLMHDTTSTPALIDIAAMRDVLAEAGADPSQLNPVLPVDVSVDHSLAVQFHAQADAAQRNLSEEMRRNAERYRFLRWASGALDRVRIHPPGTGIMHTINLEQLATVASECEIDGEPWLVPDTLIGTDSHTPMINGIGVLGWGVGGLEAQTVMFGMPVMQRIPDVIGVRLSGALPAGTTATDLALRVTEALRNLGVSGEFVEFYGAGVATLSANARAVVANMAPEYGASTGYFPVDARTLAYLRETGRDASHIANVETLYRRAGLWFDPHATPRYTRTVDIDLNSVERYVAGPFRPQDRLPSGATGRTLGTDPAPRRGGLPDWPIALAAITSCTNTSDPALLITAGWVARRARARGLHVPSWVKTSLAPGSPAAADYLARAGLDHDLAALGFDIVGFGCTTCIGNAGPLPEPIARALADAAATPVAVVSGNRNFPGRIHPDLGHAFIMSPPLVVAFALAGTAAIDIERDPIQFDAHGLPVYLRDLWPTRETIAASLAAVRADDFGTAFHNASGNPLWAGLDVSHAPRYAWSPRSTALRRPPFVARDEGSLLGDYDAHVLLSLGDDVTTDHISPASAIPPDSPVADFLVERGEPRDDLNVFASRRGNWEVMVRAAFYSKSLVNLLAADLPVAHTVHGPSHDVMPIFDAAQRYREENRPVVLVAGARYGTGSSRDWAAKGQRLLGIRAVVAVSFERIHRSNLIGMGILPLRLPAGVTPQTLALTAQDRIRIRALPVDVAPRAAIEIVITRGDGSTESLVTTAAVETRLEVDLLQHGGVIPSILARALN from the coding sequence ATGAACCCGATCTCCGCCTCAGGTCAGTTGCTCGACGCAACCGGCCAAACTCGCCGATTTATCGATCTACCCGCCCTGTTCGGCGATACGCTCACGCGTCTGCCCGTCGTCCTGCGCCTGTTGCTGGAAAACGCGCTGCGCAACCTGACCGGCGATGAACGTCAGGCGGCCATCGACGGTGTGCTCGATTGGCTGGAACGCGGCACCAGTCTCCACGAAATTGCGTTTTACCCGCTGCGCGTGCTCATGCACGACACCACCAGCACGCCCGCGCTGATCGATATCGCCGCCATGCGCGATGTGCTCGCCGAAGCCGGTGCCGACCCGTCGCAACTCAATCCCGTTCTGCCCGTCGACGTTTCCGTCGATCACTCGCTCGCCGTGCAGTTCCATGCGCAAGCCGATGCCGCACAGCGCAATCTATCCGAGGAAATGCGCCGCAATGCCGAGCGTTATCGCTTCCTGCGATGGGCGTCCGGCGCACTCGATCGCGTGCGCATCCATCCGCCGGGCACCGGCATCATGCACACCATCAACCTCGAACAACTCGCGACCGTCGCCAGCGAGTGCGAGATCGACGGTGAACCGTGGCTCGTCCCCGACACCCTCATCGGCACCGACAGCCACACGCCGATGATCAACGGTATCGGCGTACTCGGCTGGGGCGTGGGCGGGCTCGAAGCGCAAACGGTCATGTTCGGCATGCCGGTCATGCAGCGGATTCCGGATGTCATCGGCGTACGGCTCTCCGGCGCACTCCCCGCAGGCACCACCGCCACCGATCTTGCGCTACGTGTGACCGAAGCGCTGCGAAACCTTGGCGTCAGCGGCGAATTCGTCGAGTTCTACGGTGCTGGCGTGGCAACCCTCAGCGCCAACGCACGCGCCGTGGTCGCCAACATGGCCCCCGAATACGGCGCCAGTACCGGCTACTTCCCCGTGGACGCCCGCACCCTCGCCTATCTGCGCGAGACCGGGCGCGATGCGTCACATATCGCCAACGTCGAAACGCTCTACCGGCGCGCCGGGCTCTGGTTCGACCCACACGCCACGCCACGCTACACCCGGACGGTCGATATCGACCTCAATAGCGTCGAGCGATACGTCGCGGGCCCCTTCCGGCCCCAAGACCGGCTGCCCAGCGGCGCGACAGGCCGCACATTGGGCACCGATCCGGCCCCGCGCCGGGGTGGCTTGCCCGACTGGCCGATTGCGCTGGCCGCCATCACCAGTTGCACCAATACATCAGACCCCGCCTTGCTCATCACCGCCGGATGGGTCGCGCGCCGCGCGAGAGCGCGCGGCCTGCATGTGCCCTCGTGGGTCAAGACGTCGCTCGCCCCCGGCTCCCCTGCCGCTGCCGACTATCTCGCCCGCGCCGGACTCGATCATGACCTCGCCGCACTGGGTTTCGATATCGTGGGTTTCGGCTGCACAACCTGCATCGGCAACGCGGGCCCGCTGCCGGAACCGATTGCACGCGCCCTGGCGGATGCCGCCGCAACGCCCGTCGCCGTCGTGTCGGGCAATCGAAACTTCCCCGGGCGCATCCATCCAGACCTCGGGCATGCGTTCATCATGTCGCCGCCGCTGGTGGTGGCCTTCGCGCTGGCCGGCACCGCGGCCATCGATATCGAGCGCGATCCGATCCAATTCGACGCCCACGGTCTGCCGGTGTATCTGCGCGATCTCTGGCCCACGCGCGAAACCATCGCAGCCAGTCTGGCAGCCGTTCGCGCCGACGACTTCGGCACGGCCTTTCACAACGCCAGCGGCAATCCGCTTTGGGCCGGTCTCGACGTGTCGCATGCCCCTCGCTACGCATGGTCGCCACGCTCCACCGCACTACGTCGGCCGCCGTTCGTCGCGCGTGACGAAGGCAGCCTGCTCGGCGACTACGACGCGCATGTATTGCTCTCGCTCGGCGATGACGTGACGACCGACCATATCTCCCCGGCCAGTGCCATTCCACCGGACAGCCCCGTGGCCGACTTTCTGGTTGAACGCGGCGAGCCCCGCGACGACCTGAACGTCTTCGCGTCAAGGCGAGGCAACTGGGAGGTGATGGTGCGCGCGGCGTTCTACAGCAAATCGCTCGTGAATTTGCTTGCCGCCGACTTGCCCGTCGCACATACGGTGCATGGACCGAGTCACGACGTGATGCCGATTTTCGATGCCGCCCAACGTTATCGCGAAGAGAATCGCCCCGTCGTTCTGGTAGCAGGCGCGCGCTACGGCACCGGTTCGTCGCGCGACTGGGCCGCGAAAGGGCAACGGTTGCTGGGCATTCGCGCGGTCGTCGCCGTGAGTTTCGAACGCATCCACCGCTCGAATCTGATCGGCATGGGCATCCTGCCGTTGCGTCTACCGGCGGGCGTCACGCCACAAACGCTGGCACTGACCGCGCAAGATCGCATCCGGATCAGGGCGTTGCCTGTGGATGTCGCACCGCGCGCCGCCATCGAGATCGTGATCACGCGTGGTGACGGCAGTACAGAATCGCTGGTGACGACAGCGGCAGTAGAAACGCGTCTGGAAGTGGACCTGCTGCAACACGGCGGCGTGATCCCGTCGATCCTCGCACGCGCGTTGAATTGA